One Zymoseptoria tritici IPO323 chromosome 3, whole genome shotgun sequence genomic region harbors:
- a CDS encoding calcium channel protein (Probable calcium channel), whose translation MSSNLHPSSSKHQRFSREGFKPIPNDQLQDYHSMHNPNDATVDIPLEQVRTNASSGGGLRNQSVTAGLHETLTPPNEHDEKAGFFRGRRHKPDPRAKANGTGKVGYDGEEDTLTTMGKIYEKIFGFSIITRYFLYVLPLGLMIAVPIIVGATVGGKKNPPKIGGVPIVWLFTWIEIIWLSLWGSKLVAHFLPYVFQMLVGVVSSGVRKYSTVIRKLEIPLSLVGWAVTSVATFKPLMTRNPYNRANSNQHPGKWVDIVQAILGAAVASSLVFLAEKAIVNLIQINYHRKQFNARIKDSKRQVYILGLLYDASRALFPAYCQEFMEEDYLIADQLDLTGLTHKGKKGKSGHNRTGSSTPMRLIQNIGRAGDRVTSAFGHVAQEITGRQVFNPNASHSVVVQALEKKRTSEALARRIWMSLVEEGREELLEEDILDVLGPNRQVEAEEAYWALDRDGNGDISLDEMIMTVTEWGRERKAIATSMVDVAQAINVLDRLLCAIVLVAIVFIFIAFLNTNFVTTLATTGTALLSLSFVFSVTAQEVLGSCIFLFVKHPYDIGDRIDIGENHFIVDHISLLFTVFKRANGLKTGQLCQYPNVVLNSLALDNISRSKAQTEQITLDIDFDTTFDDIQILKTELRNFVSDKDNSRDFYSDLEVEVLGTTDMSKLQLKVEIKHKSNWANETLRAARRSNFMCALVAALRAVPINPPGGAGDIAGTAANPNYAVTISDSEAKENAQQTAMEREKARLVPVKKIEEAKADLDLAPSNSGAVSSGDLKVISELNARDPGANAAQFDNEAWTSSRDDTSTLGGRHSIDHQDISDVRNMLRRASTRGKRKPGSDVSRAQSNITGQLPTIPAEEHYGLGDYPSYGQQQTGVTPASFPSPPPMNSAGPASWRPTLGQTMPSRYQTAQSGVPTTSSQGVEMGSIQREGTEGVYGTQTAPVRRQTGSEEEVFDERDGNGNVRPYNGV comes from the coding sequence ATGTCCAGCAACCTCCATCCCTCCAGCAGCAAACATCAACGCTTCTCCCGCGAAGGCTTTAAGCCTATACCCAACGATCAACTACAAGACTACCACAGCATGCACAATCCCAACGACGCGACCGTCGACATTCCCCTCGAGCAAGTCCGCACCAACgccagcagcggcggcggtctaCGCAACCAATCCGTTACGGCTGGACTTCACGAAACCCTCACACCTCCCAACGAACACGATGAAAAAGCGGGATTCTTCCGCGGAAGACGGCACAAGCCCGATCCGAGGGCGAAAGCCAATGGCACGGGAAAAGTAGGATAtgacggagaagaggatACACTCACGACCATGGGCAAGATTTACGAGAAGATCTTTGGATTCTCCATCATCACGAGATATTTCTTATACGTCTTGCCGCTGGGCTTGATGATTGCCGTGCCCATTATCGTTGGCGCGACGGTGGGTGGGAAGAAGAATCCGCCCAAGATCGGAGGTGTGCCGATTGTCTGGCTCTTCACATGGATCGAGATCATCTGGCTGAGTCTATGGGGCTCGAAACTGGTGGCCCACTTTTTGCCGTACGTGTTTCAGATGCTGGTGGGCGTCGTCAGCAGTGGGGTGAGGAAGTACTCGACGGTGATTCGCAAACTGGAGATTCCGCTGAGTCTGGTGGGATGGGCGGTGACTTCGGTGGCGACGTTTAAGCCGCTGATGACGAGAAATCCGTATAATCGCGCCAACAGCAATCAACACCCAGGGAAATGGGTGGACATTGTGCAGGCCATTTTGGGCGCAGCCGTGGCGTCTTCGTTGGTTTTCctggcggagaaggcgatTGTCAACCTCATCCAGATCAACTACCACCGGAAACAGTTCAATGCGCGGATTAAGGATTCTAAGAGACAGGTGTACATTCTCGGACTGCTATACGATGCTTCGCGGGCGCTGTTTCCGGCGTACTGCCAGGAATTCATGGAGGAGGACTACCTAATTGCGGATCAGTTGGATCTGACGGGATTAACCCACAAGGGAAAGAAAGGGAAGTCTGGGCACAACAGGACTGGATCTTCTACACCTATGAGGTTAATCCAGAACATCGGGCGAGCGGGAGACAGAGTCACTTCTGCATTTGGACATGTTGCGCAGGAAATCACTGGACGACAGGTGTTCAATCCGAATGCTTCGCACTCGGTTGTCGTGCAGGCATTGGAGAAAAAGCGCACGTCCGAAGCTTTGGCTCGCCGAATCTGGATGTCACTTGTCGAGGAAGGTCGTGAGGAGTTGCTCGAGGAGGACATACTTGATGTGCTGGGACCGAACCGACAAGTGGAAGCGGAAGAGGCATACTGGGCCCTCGATCGAGACGGTAATGGTGACATTTCTCTTGACGAGATGATCATGACCGTGACCGAGTGGGGCCGCGAACGTAAGGCGATCGCAACCAGTATGGTCGATGTCGCGCAGGCAATCAACGTGCTCGATCGACTCTTGTGCGCAATCGTGTTGGTCGCGATTGTGttcatcttcatcgcttTCCTCAACACCAACTTTGTCACTACTCTGGCGACTACTGGAACGGCTCTCCTCTCGCTTTCCTTCGTCTTCTCGGTCACCGCGCAGGAGGTGCTCGGATCCTGCATCTTCTTGTTTGTCAAGCACCCGTACGACATTGGCGATCGCATCGACATCGGCGAGAACCACTTCATCGTGGACCACATCAGCTTGCTATTCACCGTCTTCAAGAGAGCCAATGGTCTCAAGACGGGCCAGCTATGCCAGTATCCGAATGTCGTCCTCAACTCTCTGGCTCTCGACAACATCAGCCGCAGCAAAGCGCAGACCGAGCAGATTACCCTTGACATCGACTTTGACACCACCTTCGACGACATACAAATCTTGAAGACCGAACTCAGGAATTTCGTCAGCGACAAAGACAACAGCCGCGACTTCTACTCCGACCTGGAAGTCGAGGTCCTCGGCACAACCGACATGTCCAAGCTGCAACTCAAAGTCGAAATCAAGCATAAATCGAATTGGGCCAACGAAACCCTCCGCGCCGCCCGAAGAAGCAATTTCATGTGCGCGCTAGTCGCGGCATTAAGAGCCGTACCCATCAATCCACCAGGCGGCGCCGGCGACATCGCCGGCACAGCCGCCAACCCCAACTATGCCGTCACAATTTCCGACTCGGAAGCGAAAGAAAACGCCCAACAAACCGCCATGGAACGCGAAAAGGCTCGTCTCGTACCGGTCAAGAAAATCGAAGAAGCGAAAGCCGACCTCGACCTGGCACCGTCCAATTCCGGCGCCGTCTCTTCCGGCGACCTCAAAGTCATCTCCGAACTCAACGCCCGCGACCCCGGCGCCAACGCCGCGCAATTCGACAATGAAGCCTGGACATCCTCTCGCGATGATACCTCCACACTCGGCGGCCGCCACTCAATCGATCACCAAGACATCAGCGATGTGAGGAATATGCTCCGCCGCGCATCCACCCgcgggaagaggaagccCGGCAGCGACGTCTCTCGCGCGCAGTCCAATATCACTGGCCAACTACCCACCATCCCAGCCGAAGAACACTACGGTCTCGGCGACTATCCCTCCTACGGTCAACAACAAACGGGCGTCACGCCCGCGAGTTtcccctcccctccgccgATGAACTCCGCTGGACCGGCTTCGTGGCGACCTACGCTTGGCCAGACCATGCCGAGTCGTTACCAGACTGCGCAGAGCGGGGTGCCGACTACGAGTTCGCAGGGGGTGGAGATGGGTTCGATTCAAAGGGAGGGAACGGAGGGAGTTTATGGCACACAGACTGCGCCGGTGAGGAGGCAGACggggagtgaggaggaggtgtttGATGAGAGGGATGGGAATGGGAATGTGAGGCCTTATAATGGTGTTTGA